A genome region from Oceanococcus sp. HetDA_MAG_MS8 includes the following:
- a CDS encoding 3-oxoacyl-ACP reductase, giving the protein MSDYLVKLAENPTVRTLFKNVGLPTPPKLARANSAYADEPLSGKTVLMGSAAKGYAAKSALPLIKAMGATVDQSTPATLTEGQSFDRLVFDATGFAEAADIRALYDFFHPVIRRLKNNGRVVLMAALPEAQDTVAGRTVARAVEGFSRSLAKEIGKKGSTVNLLYVEKGAEKRLKGPLRFFLSDHSTYVDGQAVRVSTVAKAPTKVPTSAVLEGKVALVTGGARGIGAATAQRLAAEGAHVVVLDIPQDAETLNATAQKINGTALAMDITDPATPGKLVDYFKSNHGGVDIVVHNAGVTRDKTIANMKPQFWDMVQNINLAAILAVDEALLAADAIKTHGRIVCLSSIGGIAGNMGQTNYGATKAGLIGYVAGRSTEVASKGICINAVAPGFIETRMTAAMPFAIREAGRRLCSLSQGGDPKDVAELITFLSTPGAAGISGQVIRVCGQSLVGA; this is encoded by the coding sequence ATGAGCGATTATCTGGTCAAACTGGCTGAAAACCCTACGGTTCGCACGCTGTTCAAGAACGTGGGCCTGCCCACCCCGCCCAAGCTGGCTAGAGCCAACAGCGCCTACGCCGACGAGCCGCTCAGTGGCAAAACCGTGCTGATGGGTAGTGCGGCCAAGGGCTACGCTGCCAAGTCGGCCTTGCCGTTAATCAAGGCGATGGGCGCCACTGTGGATCAATCCACCCCCGCCACCCTGACCGAAGGCCAAAGCTTTGACCGCTTAGTATTTGACGCGACTGGCTTTGCCGAGGCCGCAGACATCCGCGCCTTGTACGACTTCTTCCATCCGGTGATCCGCCGGCTGAAGAACAATGGCCGCGTCGTGTTGATGGCTGCGCTGCCAGAAGCGCAGGACACGGTGGCGGGACGTACCGTCGCACGCGCCGTTGAGGGCTTTAGCCGCTCCTTAGCCAAAGAAATTGGCAAGAAAGGCAGCACGGTGAACCTGCTGTACGTAGAAAAAGGCGCCGAAAAACGCCTCAAAGGCCCACTACGCTTCTTCTTGTCCGACCATTCCACCTATGTGGATGGCCAAGCTGTGCGCGTGAGCACCGTCGCAAAAGCCCCGACCAAGGTACCAACCAGCGCCGTACTTGAAGGCAAAGTAGCCTTAGTGACCGGCGGTGCACGCGGTATTGGCGCCGCCACGGCCCAACGCTTAGCCGCTGAAGGCGCTCATGTTGTGGTTCTGGACATTCCCCAAGACGCCGAAACCCTGAACGCCACCGCGCAGAAGATCAATGGCACGGCTTTGGCCATGGACATCACCGACCCGGCGACCCCCGGCAAACTGGTGGACTACTTCAAGTCCAACCATGGCGGTGTAGACATCGTGGTGCACAACGCTGGCGTCACCCGCGACAAGACCATTGCCAACATGAAGCCGCAGTTCTGGGACATGGTTCAGAACATCAACTTGGCCGCCATCTTGGCCGTGGATGAAGCCCTGCTAGCTGCAGACGCCATCAAAACCCATGGTCGTATCGTGTGCCTGAGCTCCATCGGCGGCATCGCCGGCAACATGGGCCAGACCAACTACGGCGCGACCAAAGCCGGCCTCATTGGGTACGTCGCCGGTCGCTCCACCGAAGTGGCCAGCAAGGGTATCTGCATCAACGCGGTAGCCCCCGGCTTCATCGAAACCCGCATGACCGCTGCTATGCCTTTCGCCATCCGCGAAGCCGGCCGTCGCCTGTGCTCGCTATCGCAAGGCGGAGATCCCAAGGATGTGGCCGAGCTGATCACCTTCTTGTCCACTCCTGGTGCTGCCGGCATCAGTGGCCAAGTGATCCGCGTTTGCGGCCAAAGCTTGGTTGGCGCTTAA
- a CDS encoding DUF1329 domain-containing protein: MRLRSFTLGLLLAGTAGTASAGVSADEAAKLGKELTPIGAIRAANADGSIPQWRGEELFTAEQKNLTRDQLEEWRKNDPAKIRNMVYSELEKRSDTIGDVTSRQFVITADNYKDYADKLTVGHKAMFEKYPDYQMPVFKSVRTGFFPEEIYEATKKNATRASLTGTDDVNGAELGFPFPIPKSGAEAIWNHKLKFRGSAVKRYNNQAIVKPDGDFKISKLIEDVKFKYANIEEPGGTSLLAYYLSEVIEPARVAGQLTLVHETADEGEGGRLAWLYNPGLGRVNRAPDVGYDNPYIGTDGEQFNDQVDVFNGSLNRYDWKLVGRKEMYIPYHSYEINSPEHKYTDLIRAGHLNQELTRYELHRVWVVDATLRDGTRHQFKRRTFYLDEDSWSIAVVDCYDNRDELWKVQEAHLITLPFVPTVTGAPEAIYDLQTNRYFLTALTNEDETSDFEAEYRDNYFTQANMKRLARRR, encoded by the coding sequence ATGCGATTGAGGAGCTTCACCCTGGGTTTGCTGCTAGCTGGAACAGCTGGCACGGCATCCGCAGGCGTTTCCGCCGACGAGGCTGCAAAGCTGGGTAAGGAACTCACACCCATTGGTGCAATTCGGGCGGCCAACGCCGATGGCAGCATTCCGCAGTGGCGTGGCGAGGAGCTGTTCACTGCCGAGCAGAAAAACCTCACCCGCGACCAATTAGAAGAGTGGCGCAAGAACGACCCGGCGAAGATTCGCAACATGGTCTACTCCGAGTTGGAAAAGCGCTCGGACACCATCGGCGACGTCACCAGCCGCCAGTTCGTCATCACGGCGGACAACTACAAGGACTACGCGGACAAGCTCACCGTTGGCCATAAGGCCATGTTTGAGAAGTACCCTGACTACCAAATGCCGGTGTTCAAATCGGTGCGTACAGGTTTCTTCCCTGAAGAAATCTACGAGGCCACCAAAAAGAATGCGACCCGCGCATCACTCACCGGCACCGATGACGTCAATGGCGCTGAGCTTGGCTTTCCCTTCCCCATCCCTAAAAGCGGGGCGGAGGCCATCTGGAACCATAAGCTGAAGTTCCGCGGTAGCGCCGTTAAGCGTTACAACAACCAAGCTATCGTGAAACCGGATGGCGACTTCAAGATCTCCAAGCTGATTGAAGATGTGAAGTTCAAGTACGCCAACATTGAGGAGCCAGGTGGCACATCATTGCTCGCTTACTACCTCTCTGAAGTGATCGAGCCTGCGCGCGTCGCTGGCCAGCTCACCTTGGTACATGAAACTGCTGACGAAGGTGAGGGTGGCCGTTTGGCCTGGCTCTACAACCCTGGCCTAGGTCGGGTGAATCGGGCTCCAGATGTGGGTTATGACAACCCCTATATCGGTACCGATGGTGAACAATTTAACGACCAAGTCGACGTCTTCAACGGCTCCTTGAACCGTTACGACTGGAAGCTGGTAGGCCGCAAGGAAATGTACATTCCTTATCACTCCTATGAAATCAACTCCCCAGAGCACAAGTACACCGACCTCATTCGCGCCGGTCATTTGAACCAAGAGCTCACCCGCTACGAGCTACACCGTGTATGGGTCGTTGATGCCACCCTGCGTGATGGCACTCGGCACCAGTTCAAGCGCCGTACCTTCTACTTGGATGAGGACAGCTGGTCCATCGCCGTGGTGGATTGCTACGACAACCGTGATGAATTGTGGAAGGTGCAGGAAGCCCACCTCATTACCCTGCCCTTCGTGCCCACCGTAACCGGTGCGCCTGAAGCGATTTACGACCTGCAAACCAACCGCTACTTCTTAACGGCTCTGACCAACGAGGACGAAACCTCCGACTTCGAAGCCGAGTATCGGGATAACTACTTCACGCAGGCGAACATGAAACGCTTGGCGCGCCGCCGCTAA
- a CDS encoding acyl-CoA dehydrogenase family protein has product MIQLEQPRKFRALVNQAHQVAQEVFRPISRKYDRAEHSYPKELNMLAALLDGMNDSASDGGAGAAGLAQSSPSDGEVRNGANMNTVLGLIELCWGDVGLALSLPRQGLGNAAIAAVASPEQKKRLAGCWAAMAITEPGAGSDSAAIRTTAVKDGDDYVINGEKIYVTAGGRCDHVVVWASLDPSKGRAAIKSFVVPKDTPGMELVRLDHKLGIRASDTATLRFTDCRVPAENLLGTADIDTKKGFGGVMQTFDNTRPVVAGMAVGLGRAALERTRELLEAAGFNCDYRQHRWRQAAATAELQRLEAEWDAARLLTLRAAWMADNSQPNSLEASMSKAKAGRMVTEVTQKCAEIASSLGYAEDELLEKWARDAKILDIFEGTQQIQLLIVARRVLELSSAQLT; this is encoded by the coding sequence ATGATTCAACTCGAACAACCGCGCAAATTTCGCGCGCTGGTCAACCAGGCCCATCAGGTTGCACAAGAGGTTTTTAGACCGATCTCGCGCAAATACGACCGCGCTGAACACAGTTACCCCAAAGAGCTGAACATGCTGGCAGCGTTGCTCGATGGCATGAACGATAGCGCCAGTGATGGCGGCGCGGGCGCTGCCGGCTTGGCCCAAAGCTCACCCAGCGATGGCGAGGTGCGCAACGGCGCCAATATGAACACGGTACTGGGCCTTATTGAGCTGTGCTGGGGCGATGTTGGCCTCGCCTTGTCCTTACCACGCCAAGGCCTCGGCAACGCCGCCATTGCCGCCGTGGCCAGCCCGGAGCAGAAAAAACGTTTGGCGGGCTGCTGGGCGGCGATGGCCATCACCGAGCCAGGCGCGGGCTCTGATTCCGCCGCTATTCGCACCACCGCCGTCAAAGACGGTGACGACTATGTCATCAATGGTGAAAAAATTTACGTCACCGCCGGTGGCCGCTGTGATCATGTGGTGGTGTGGGCGTCTTTAGACCCGAGCAAAGGCCGCGCTGCCATTAAATCTTTCGTAGTGCCCAAAGACACGCCTGGGATGGAACTGGTGCGTCTGGATCACAAGCTAGGAATTCGTGCATCAGACACGGCCACCCTCCGCTTTACCGACTGCCGGGTGCCCGCAGAGAACCTGCTCGGCACTGCCGATATCGACACCAAAAAAGGCTTTGGCGGCGTGATGCAGACCTTTGATAACACCCGTCCGGTGGTCGCCGGCATGGCGGTAGGCTTAGGTCGTGCCGCGCTGGAGCGCACGCGAGAATTGCTAGAGGCCGCTGGCTTTAATTGCGATTACCGCCAGCATCGTTGGCGGCAAGCCGCGGCCACTGCCGAGTTACAACGGCTGGAGGCCGAGTGGGATGCCGCGCGGCTACTCACCCTGCGCGCCGCCTGGATGGCGGATAACAGCCAGCCCAACTCCTTGGAGGCCTCCATGAGTAAGGCCAAAGCCGGGCGGATGGTCACCGAGGTCACACAAAAATGTGCCGAGATTGCCAGCAGCCTGGGGTATGCCGAAGACGAGCTCTTAGAGAAATGGGCGCGGGACGCGAAAATTTTGGATATTTTCGAAGGCACCCAGCAAATTCAGCTGCTCATCGTGGCTCGGCGGGTCCTAGAGCTGAGTTCAGCTCAGCTGACTTAG
- the speE gene encoding polyamine aminopropyltransferase — MVNEPQWFLEKFESAGTAFGLRLGEKLHAERSDFQSIEIYQTDTFGKLMVIDGAVMLTDRDNFLYHEMLTHPALCLHPNPKRVLIIGGGDCGTLREVLRHTDVAEVTQVEIDERVTRLAEQYFPVLCESNDDPRATLKFDDGIAHVKNAPSESLDLIIIDSTDPVGPAEGLFNRAFYADCVRALGPEGMLVQQTESPLLHMDLIRSVHESLRAEGFAQTRLLHFPQPVYPSGWWSATLATKASSWSAIQDARVETLAQQTQYFNAQTLAGALAMPNFVQRALASS; from the coding sequence ATGGTAAACGAGCCGCAATGGTTCCTCGAAAAATTTGAATCCGCCGGCACCGCATTTGGCCTGCGTTTGGGTGAGAAATTGCACGCGGAGCGCAGCGACTTTCAGTCCATCGAAATCTACCAAACCGACACCTTCGGCAAGCTGATGGTGATTGATGGCGCAGTGATGCTGACAGATCGTGACAACTTTCTGTATCACGAAATGCTCACTCACCCGGCCCTGTGCCTGCACCCCAACCCCAAACGGGTATTGATTATTGGTGGCGGCGATTGCGGCACTCTGCGCGAAGTATTGCGGCACACGGATGTGGCGGAAGTCACCCAGGTGGAAATTGATGAGCGCGTCACGCGCCTGGCCGAGCAGTACTTCCCAGTGCTATGCGAAAGCAATGACGACCCACGGGCGACGCTGAAGTTTGATGATGGGATTGCGCATGTGAAGAACGCGCCCAGCGAGTCCTTGGACCTGATCATCATCGACTCCACCGACCCCGTCGGCCCCGCTGAGGGCTTATTCAACCGCGCTTTTTACGCGGACTGCGTACGCGCTCTGGGCCCTGAGGGAATGCTGGTTCAACAGACCGAATCCCCATTACTGCATATGGATCTCATCCGCTCGGTGCACGAATCCTTACGCGCTGAGGGCTTCGCTCAAACCCGCCTATTGCACTTCCCGCAACCGGTGTATCCCTCGGGCTGGTGGAGTGCAACGCTGGCGACTAAGGCCAGCTCTTGGTCTGCCATTCAGGACGCTCGCGTAGAGACGCTGGCGCAACAGACCCAGTACTTCAATGCCCAAACTCTGGCCGGCGCGCTGGCAATGCCGAACTTTGTGCAGCGAGCGCTTGCCTCGAGTTAA
- a CDS encoding MMPL family transporter: MSELLDHPPVQGSDWTAKILRFVEPPIFKTRFLTLGILIAITLVLGFQAARINPDAGWLKSIPLDHPYMQTFQKYYRDFGGANSVLFALIKEEGSGDIYEPGFMDKLEKATNDIFFMPGVDRARVMSLFTPNVTYVENIEGGLAGSNVIPADYSPTPEMLDKVRSNVGKAQVIGRLVTEDQRGALIVSELLEYDPDTGEKLDYFAVGDYLEELRAKYEKDGVKVHIIGFAKIVHDMTNAALQVVLFFLLALVMTGALLWLYSGNFKLAMLPLVCSIVAVIWEFGLLSSIGYGLDPFSILVPFLVLAVSVSHGVQYVNAWVAEVDHGHNRYRASLETFRRLAIPGTVALITDVAGFATIYLINIQIIREMSVNAAFGVAAIIITNKILMPIWLTFIEIKDLEGFKRGQQMRERLLDPMWNFLARATDRGPAIVILLISAMCLGWGLWKYPALKIGDAIEGVPELRPDSRFNQDFREIIGNFEIGVDQLKVIAETRPNGCVDYELMAQIDRFEWRMQAEERVHSTMSLLTYAKLVYQGLSEGRLNALVLPRNRYALAQATALVPTTTGILNDDCDAMAVLIFTKDHKAETITHLVDVIKQFNATNKNEFYAASDVSPEYCAEKRGLFAEFRELEGEVFDLAKGGADGDAIAAAKERRNEVRERYDAMDQNCPVEFALASGNVGVMAATNEVVEEQELMVVFWVYVVVVTFMWLSFRSVAGVLCVVLPLSLVSTMAYGVMAVLDIGLKVATLPVVALAVGIGVDYGIYVYSETAAALNEGRSLKDAFRFTLGRTGKAVVFIGISLGLSVATWLMSELQFQIDMGIMLIFMFTANMFGAIMILPALARFLLKPKNGLEAQS; this comes from the coding sequence ATGAGTGAACTTCTCGATCACCCGCCAGTGCAAGGCAGCGACTGGACGGCAAAAATTCTGCGCTTTGTCGAGCCGCCAATCTTCAAGACGCGCTTCCTCACCTTAGGCATTTTGATTGCCATTACCTTGGTGCTGGGCTTCCAGGCCGCGCGGATCAACCCCGATGCTGGTTGGCTTAAGTCGATTCCCCTCGACCACCCTTACATGCAAACCTTCCAGAAGTACTACCGCGACTTCGGCGGGGCGAACTCGGTCTTATTCGCGCTCATTAAAGAGGAAGGAAGTGGCGACATCTATGAGCCTGGCTTCATGGATAAGCTGGAAAAGGCGACCAACGACATCTTCTTCATGCCTGGCGTGGACCGCGCTCGGGTGATGTCCTTGTTCACGCCCAATGTGACCTATGTAGAAAACATTGAAGGCGGGCTGGCGGGCTCTAATGTGATCCCAGCCGACTATTCGCCCACCCCTGAGATGCTGGACAAAGTACGTTCCAACGTGGGTAAGGCGCAGGTCATAGGGCGGCTGGTGACCGAAGATCAGCGCGGTGCCCTCATCGTGTCTGAGCTGCTGGAATACGACCCCGACACCGGCGAAAAGTTGGACTATTTCGCTGTCGGCGACTACTTAGAAGAACTGCGCGCCAAGTACGAAAAAGATGGTGTGAAGGTGCACATCATTGGCTTTGCCAAAATCGTGCATGACATGACCAATGCCGCCTTGCAGGTGGTGCTGTTCTTCTTGCTGGCCTTGGTCATGACCGGCGCCCTGCTGTGGCTGTACTCCGGTAACTTCAAACTGGCCATGCTGCCCTTGGTTTGTTCCATTGTGGCGGTGATCTGGGAATTTGGTCTGCTATCCAGCATCGGCTACGGCCTTGATCCATTCTCCATTCTGGTGCCCTTCCTGGTGCTGGCGGTGTCGGTCTCGCACGGGGTGCAGTACGTCAACGCCTGGGTGGCAGAGGTCGATCACGGGCACAACCGCTACCGGGCCTCCTTGGAAACTTTCCGCCGCTTGGCCATCCCCGGCACGGTGGCATTGATTACTGATGTGGCTGGCTTTGCCACGATTTATCTCATCAATATTCAGATCATTCGGGAAATGTCGGTGAATGCGGCCTTTGGTGTGGCTGCGATCATTATTACCAACAAAATCCTGATGCCGATCTGGCTGACCTTTATCGAAATTAAGGATCTGGAGGGCTTCAAGCGCGGACAGCAAATGCGCGAGCGCCTGCTGGATCCCATGTGGAACTTCCTGGCGCGTGCCACCGATCGCGGCCCGGCCATTGTGATTTTGCTGATCTCGGCCATGTGCTTGGGTTGGGGGCTGTGGAAGTACCCGGCGCTCAAGATTGGTGATGCTATCGAAGGCGTGCCGGAATTGCGCCCAGATTCGCGCTTCAACCAGGATTTCCGCGAAATCATCGGCAACTTTGAAATTGGTGTGGACCAGCTCAAGGTCATTGCCGAAACCCGGCCCAATGGCTGCGTGGATTATGAGCTGATGGCGCAGATCGACCGCTTTGAATGGCGGATGCAGGCCGAAGAGCGAGTGCACTCCACCATGAGTCTGCTCACCTACGCCAAGCTGGTCTATCAGGGCTTATCGGAAGGGCGGCTGAATGCGCTAGTGCTGCCGCGCAACCGCTATGCCTTAGCACAGGCCACAGCCTTGGTGCCCACCACCACCGGCATTCTCAACGATGATTGCGATGCCATGGCGGTGCTGATCTTCACCAAAGATCACAAGGCCGAAACCATCACCCACCTGGTGGATGTGATTAAGCAGTTCAACGCCACCAATAAAAACGAGTTCTATGCGGCCTCGGACGTATCGCCCGAGTACTGCGCCGAGAAGCGCGGGTTGTTTGCCGAGTTCCGCGAGCTCGAAGGTGAGGTCTTCGATTTGGCCAAAGGCGGAGCGGATGGAGATGCCATTGCCGCCGCCAAAGAGCGCCGCAACGAAGTGCGTGAACGCTATGACGCCATGGATCAGAACTGTCCGGTTGAGTTCGCCCTCGCTTCGGGTAACGTCGGGGTGATGGCTGCCACCAATGAGGTGGTCGAAGAACAAGAGCTCATGGTGGTGTTCTGGGTGTATGTAGTGGTGGTGACCTTTATGTGGCTGTCCTTCCGCAGCGTCGCCGGAGTGCTCTGCGTAGTGCTGCCCTTGTCCTTGGTGTCCACCATGGCTTACGGCGTGATGGCCGTGCTCGATATTGGCCTCAAAGTGGCCACGCTACCGGTGGTGGCCTTGGCAGTCGGCATCGGCGTGGACTACGGCATCTATGTGTACTCAGAGACGGCGGCCGCCCTCAACGAGGGGCGAAGTCTGAAGGACGCCTTCCGCTTCACCCTGGGACGCACCGGCAAGGCCGTGGTCTTCATCGGCATCTCACTGGGGCTTTCCGTTGCCACCTGGCTCATGAGCGAGCTGCAGTTCCAGATCGACATGGGGATCATGTTGATCTTCATGTTCACCGCCAACATGTTTGGCGCCATCATGATCCTGCCGGCACTGGCCCGCTTCCTCCTCAAGCCCAAGAACGGGCTGGAAGCGCAAAGCTAA
- a CDS encoding acyl-CoA dehydrogenase family protein — MDSHKRDIQGLGLSVLNRVAGSKAMDSLGLRKPAEQALYQASRAGFKAASMANRQFRNVSKLVSPSRMQPQSSGDLFDLRPSDEQAMMQEAARRFAEERLRPEASDAEQHCEPSAEVWAAASDLGLTLMAVPEELGGAGAERSAVTSGLVAEALGWGDMGQAAALLAPVGVANVLASWGTAEQQGRYLHTFAQDDAPDAAIAILEPQAAFDPLDLRCKATRQGDSWIINGEKSLVPLGRFADLLIVGAHCQDLGPRLLLVEAHQPGISRQAHPGMGLHAASLGRLRFEQVRVNQAAMIGDEHTYLNVVQLGRLAWCSLAVGCAQAVLDLVKPYTLERKAFGSPIAHRQAVAFMVANIAIEVDAMRLMVWRALSRFDQGLPITREAALAHRFCAEKAMQIGSDGVQLLGGHGFVKEYPVERWYRDLRAVGVMEGGLLA, encoded by the coding sequence ATGGATAGCCATAAACGAGACATACAGGGGCTAGGCCTTTCTGTACTGAACCGGGTCGCCGGCTCAAAGGCCATGGACTCTCTGGGCTTGCGTAAACCCGCAGAGCAGGCTCTTTACCAAGCCTCTCGCGCCGGATTTAAGGCGGCCAGCATGGCCAACCGTCAGTTCCGAAATGTGAGCAAGCTGGTGTCGCCCAGCCGCATGCAACCCCAAAGCAGTGGGGATTTGTTCGATCTGCGACCCAGTGATGAGCAGGCCATGATGCAAGAGGCCGCCAGGCGCTTCGCAGAAGAACGCTTACGTCCTGAAGCCAGTGATGCCGAGCAGCACTGTGAACCCAGTGCCGAGGTCTGGGCTGCGGCCAGCGACCTCGGGCTGACGCTGATGGCTGTTCCCGAGGAGCTGGGTGGGGCTGGCGCCGAACGCAGCGCTGTGACCAGCGGCCTAGTTGCTGAGGCATTAGGCTGGGGGGATATGGGCCAAGCGGCTGCTCTCTTGGCTCCGGTTGGCGTGGCCAATGTGCTGGCCAGCTGGGGCACTGCCGAACAGCAAGGGCGCTACCTTCATACCTTTGCCCAAGACGATGCGCCAGATGCAGCCATAGCGATTTTGGAGCCGCAAGCGGCCTTCGACCCACTAGACCTGCGCTGCAAAGCCACCCGGCAAGGCGATAGCTGGATCATCAACGGTGAAAAATCCTTAGTGCCTTTGGGCAGATTCGCCGACTTGTTGATAGTAGGGGCGCATTGCCAAGATTTAGGCCCCAGATTATTGCTGGTGGAAGCCCACCAACCGGGCATTAGCCGCCAGGCGCATCCGGGTATGGGTCTGCACGCTGCCAGTTTGGGCCGCCTGCGCTTTGAGCAAGTGCGCGTCAACCAAGCCGCAATGATTGGCGATGAGCACACCTATCTGAATGTGGTGCAGCTGGGGCGCTTGGCCTGGTGCAGCTTAGCGGTAGGCTGCGCCCAAGCGGTACTCGACCTGGTGAAGCCCTACACCTTGGAGCGCAAGGCCTTCGGGAGTCCGATCGCGCACCGCCAAGCCGTGGCTTTCATGGTGGCGAACATTGCCATCGAAGTGGATGCCATGCGTTTGATGGTGTGGCGCGCCTTGTCACGCTTTGACCAAGGCCTACCGATCACCCGCGAAGCCGCTCTGGCGCACCGCTTCTGCGCCGAGAAAGCCATGCAGATCGGTAGTGATGGTGTGCAGCTGCTCGGTGGACATGGCTTTGTGAAGGAATATCCGGTAGAGCGTTGGTATCGCGACCTACGCGCCGTGGGCGTGATGGAAGGAGGACTGTTGGCATGA